A single window of Mangifera indica cultivar Alphonso chromosome 18, CATAS_Mindica_2.1, whole genome shotgun sequence DNA harbors:
- the LOC123201892 gene encoding regulatory-associated protein of TOR 1-like: MALGDLMAFRFPQSAVVSNHFDDCGSSQDYADLLSQRRDSDTASCSYGNATVTSIATTTGNDATSSMAYLPQAIVLCELRHDAFEASTPTGPSDSGVVSKWRPKDRMKTGCVALVLCLNISVDPPDVIKISPCARMECWIDPFSMAPQKALETIGKNLSLQYERWQPKARYKVQLDPTVEEVKKLCNTCRRYAKAERVLFHYNGHGVPKPTANGEIWLFNKSYTQYIPLPISDLDSWLKTPSIYVFDCSAAGMIVNAFRELPNWGSSNYSGSTGDCILLAACEAHETLPQSEEFPADVFTSCLTTPIPMALRWFCKRSLLRESLDYSLIDKIPGRQTDRKTLLGELNWIFTAVTDTIAWNVLPHDLFQRLFRQDLLVASLFRNFLLAERIMRSANCSPISHPMLPPTHQHHMWDAWDMAAEICLSQLPSLVGDPNAEYQSSPFFSEQLTAFEVWLDHGSEHKKPPEQLPIVLQVLLSQCHRFRALVLLGRFLDMGPWAVDLALSVGIFPYVLKLLQTTTPELRQILVFIWTKILALDKSCQVDLVKDGGHAYFIRFLDSMEAYPEQRAMAAFVLAVIVDGHRRGQEACVGANLINVCLRHLQASTPNNAPTEPLFLQWLCLCLGKLWEDFTEAQIIGLRSDAPRIYAPLLFEPQPEVRASAVFSLGTLLDIGFDSSRDGGERDEEYDDDEKNRAEISIVKSLLSVVSDGSPLVRAEVAVALARFAFGHKQHLKSIAAACWKPQSSSSLRSLPSLANIKATGSGNIVSSQIGPLLRVGNDSSSLVRDGRVSTSSPLANTGIMHGSPLSDDSSLHSDSGILDDGVSNGVVNHIRPKPLDDAMYSQCVLAMCTLAKDPSPRIANLGRQVLSIIGIEPVVAKPVMTSVCRIRPGEPTSASTTPLTGLARSSSWFDMNGGHLPLKFRTPPVSPPRQSYLTGMRRVCSLEFRPHPINSPDSGLADPLIGHGESSGVSERSSLPHSTIYNWSCGHFSKPLLTVADDTEETIARREEREKFALEHIAKCQRSSVCRLNKPVTCWDTRFDNGAKTALLQPFSPIVVAADENERIRVWNYEEGTDRTVLNAFDNHIFPEKGISKLCLVNELDDSLLLVASSNGNIRIWKDYSVKDSQKLVTAFSSIQGHKPGLRHLNAVVDWQQQSGYLYASGEILSIMLWDLDKEQLVNSIPSSSDCGISALSASQVHGGQVAAGFSDGAVRLYDVRMPQMLVCTSRPHIRPHTQQVERVVGISFQPGLDPGKIVSASQAGDIEFLDIRNNSDTYLTIDAHRGSLTALAVHRHAPIVASGSAKQLIKVFSLEGEQLGSIRYHHPSFMAQKMGSVGCLAFHPYQVLLAAGAADAGVSIHS, translated from the exons ATGGCATTAGGAGATTTGATGGCGTTCAGGTTTCCACAGTCCGCTGTCGTTTCAAATCACTTTGACGACTGCGGTTCCTCGCAAGACTACGCCGATTTGCTTTCTCAGAGGAGAGATTCTGATACCGCAAGTTGTAGTTACGGCAATGCTACGGTCACATCAATCGCAACCACCACTGGTAACGATGCCACCTCCAGTATGGCTTACTTGCCCCAGGCTATCGTTTTGTGTGAGCTACGACATGATGCCTTTGAAGCTTCCACTCCCACTGGTCCATCTGATAGCGGCGTTGTGTCAAAATGGCGGCCAAAGGACCGG ATGAAGACAGGATGCGTAGCTCTAGTTTTATGTTTAAACATAAGTGTTGATCCACcagatgtaataaaaatatctcCTTGTGCGAGAATGGAATGCTGGATAG ATCCATTCTCTATGGCACCTCAAAAAGCACTTGAAACTATTGGAAAGAACTTGAGCCTACAATATGAAAGGTGGCAACCCAAG GCTCGGTATAAAGTTCAACTTGACCCCACTGTAGAGGAAGTAAAGAAACTTTGCAATACATGTCGTAGATATGCCAAAGCTGAGAGGGTTTTGTTCCATTACAATGGACATGGTGTGCCAAAACCAACTGCCAATGGTGAAATTTGGCTCTTCAATAAG AGTTATACACAGTATATCCCTTTGCCAATCAGCGACCTTGATTCCTGGTTGAAGACTCCATCAATATATGTTTTTGACTGCTCTGCTGCTGGGATGATTGTCAATGCATTTAGAGAG CTTCCCAACTGGGGTTCTTCAAACTACTCTGGATCTACAGGGGATTGTATTCTGCTGGCTGCCTGTGAAGCACATGAGACTCTTCCTCAGAGTGAAGAGTTTCCTGCTGATGTGTTTACTTCTTGCCTCACCACACCAATCCCAATGGCATTAAGATG GTTTTGCAAACGCTCGTTATTGCGTGAGTCTCTTGATTATTCTCTCATAGACAAAATACCGGGCCGCCAGACTGACCGGAAAACACTTCTGGGGGAATTGAATTGGATTTTCACAGCAGTGACTGATACTATTGCCTGGAATGTTCTTCCTCATG ATCTTTTTCAGAGGTTGTTCAGACAAGATTTGTTAGTTGCCAGCCTGTTCAGAAATTTTTTACTTGCTGAGAGAATTATGCGTTCAGCGAATTGTTCCCCTATATCTCATCCCATGTTGCCACCAACCCATCAGCATCATATGTG GGATGCGTGGGACATGGCTGCTGAAATTTGTCTCTCTCAGCTTCCATCTTTGGTTGGGGATCCTAATGCTGAATATCAG TCAAGTCCTTTTTTCAGTGAACAGCTGACAGCTTTTGAGGTTTGGCTTGATCATGGATCTGAACATAAAAAACCTCCAGAGCAGTTGCCTATCGTTCTTCAG GTTTTACTGAGTCAATGCCATAGATTTCGGGCGCTAGTTCTTCTTGGAAGATTCCTTGACATGGGACCTTGGGCTGTTGACCTT GCTTTGTCTGTTGGGATATTTCCGTATGTTCTAAAGTTGCTGCAAACAACAACACCTGAATTGCGCCAAATTCTTGTATTCATATGGACAAAAATTCTTGCACTGGATAAG TCATGTCAGGTTGATCTCGTGAAGGATGGAGGTCATGCATATTTTATTCGGTTTCTTGATAGCATGGAAGCATATCCAGAACAGCGTGCCATGGCTGCATTTGTGTTGGCTGTCATTGTGGATGGACACAGGCGGGGACAGGAAGCCTGTGTGGGAGCTAATTTGATCAATGTGTGCTTGAGGCATCTTCAAGCTTCAACGCCAAACAATGCACCAACTGAACCCTTATTTCTTCAGTGGCTTTGTCTATGTCTAGGGAAGTTGTGGGAAGATTTCACTGAGGCGCAAATAATTGGTCTGCGGTCAGATGCCCCACGGATATATGCTCCTCTACTTTTTGAACCACAGCCAGAG GTTAGGGCCTCTGCTGTTTTCTCCTTAGGTACTCTGCTTGATATTGGGTTTGACTCGAGTAGAGATGGTGGTGAAAGAGATGAagaatatgatgatgatgaaaagaaTAGAGCTGAAATTAGTATTGTTAAAAGCCTTTTAAGTGTTGTTTCAGATGGAAGCCCACTTGTCAGAGCAGAGGTTGCTGTGG CTCTAGCACGCTTTGCCTTTGGTCACAAGCAGCATCTCAAGTCAATTGCTGCCGCATGTTGGAAGCCTCAGTCTAGTTCTTCACTTAGGTCATTACCTTCATTGGCTAACATAAAAGCTACAGGAAGTGGAAATATTGTTTCTTCTCAAATCGGTCCATTGTTAAGAGTTGGCAATGATAGCTCATCACTGGTTAGAGATGGAAGGGTCTCAACAAGCAGTCCTCTTGCTAATACTGGAATTATGCATGGATCACCATTGTCTGATGATTCGTCTCTACACTCTGATTCTGGAATCTTAGATGATGGTGTCAGCAATGGGGTTGTTAATCATATAAGACCAAAACCACTAGACGATGCGATGTATTCACAATGTGTATTGGCTATGTGTACTTTAGCTAAAGATCCTTCTCCACGCATAGCAAACCTTGGTCGTCAAGTACTGTCCATTATAGGGATTGAGCCAGTGGTGGCCAAACCTGTTATGACCAGTGTTTGCAGAATTCGTCCGGGTGAACCCACTTCAGCATCTACAACTCCTCTTACTGGACTTGCTCGTTCATCTTCTTGGTTTGACATGAATGGAG GTCATTTGCCTCTAAAGTTTAGAACTCCTCCTGTAAGCCCTCCTCGGCAAAGTTACTTAACAGGGATGCGAAGAGTTTGCTCTTTAGAGTTCCGACCTCACCCTATAAATTCTCCCGATTCAGGCTTAGCTGATCCTCTTATAGGCCATGGGGAATCTTCTGGGGTTTCAGAACGTAGTTCACTGCCTCATTCAACCATCTACAATTGGAGTTGTGGCCACTTCTCCAAGCCACTTCTTACAGTGGCGGATGATACTGAAGAAACGATAGCTAGAAGAGAAGAGAGGGAAAAATTTGCACTAGAACACATTGCAAAATGCCAGCGCTCTT CTGTTTGCCGGCTTAACAAACCAGTTACTTGCTGGGATACCAGATTTGATAATGGTGCCAAAACAGCCTTGCTGCAACCTTTTTCGCCTATTGTGGTTGCTGCTGATGAGAATGAAAGGATTAG GGTATGGAATTATGAGGAAGGTACTGACCGTACTGTCCTCAATGCTTTTGATAATCATATCTTTCCTGAAAAAGGAATTTCTAAGCTCTGCCTTGTGAATGAACTTGATGATAGCCTGCTCCTTGTTGCTTCAA GCAATGGAAATATTCGGATTTGGAAAGACTATAGTGTTAAGGATAGCCAGAAGCTGGTTACTGCATTCTCTTCAATTCAAGGTCACAAGCCTGGTTTGCGACATTTAAATGCTGTTGTGGACTGGCAACAGCAGTCTGGATATCTG TATGCTTCCGGAGAGATATTGTCCATTATGCTTTGGGACCTGGACAAAGAGCAACTTGTCAATTCCATTCCTTCATCATCAGATTGCGGCATCTCAGCATTG TCCGCTTCTCAAGTTCATGGGGGTCAAGTAGCTGCAGGTTTTTCAGATGGTGCTGTCAGACTCTACGATGTTCGAATGCCTCAAAT gCTTGTCTGTACATCTCGGCCACATATTCGGCCGCATACTCAGCAAGTAGAAAGAGTTGTAGGTATAAGCTTTCAGCCGGGGCTTGATCCAGGAAAG aTTGTTAGTGCATCTCAGGCTGGTGACATCGAATTTCTCGATATTAGAAATAACAGTGATACTTACCTTACAATTGACGCACACAGGGGCTCACTGACAGCTCTAGCTGTACACAGACATGCTCCAATTGTTGCCAGTGGCTCAGCGAAACAGTTGATCAAAGTTTTCAGTCTGGAGGGTGAACAACTAGGCTCCATCAGGTATCACCATCCTAGCTTCATGGCCCAGAAGATGGGTTCGGTAGGCTGCCTCGCCTTCCATCCCTATCAAGTGCTGCTTGCCGCTGGTGCAGCAGACGCAGGCGTCTCTATTCATTCTTGA